CAAGGTCATCCAATCATCTAGCTAAAATTTCTCTTATAGCCTTTCCTAACATATCTGATACAACTCTCTAACCTAAAAATAAGTGATCTTAATAATAAAGGGATCaagatacaaaataaaattaaaatataattgttcgTGTGTCGGCAAATATATCGAttcacacaagtagtatattAAAACGGTAAGACCAAGTGTCAAGTCCACAGAGAATTTGTTTCACTCAGAAACTGTACATCCAATATACAAACATTTGTATAAACTAAAAGCAAAGTAAATATCAAGTTGAATTATGTACTACAGTCTCTgtgaataaaaactaaatatctaGAAACTTAGGGGTGAAAACAGTCAAGTAAAAGTGTTGGGTTGTTCTACTAAATTTTTCTTGatgttattatgtatttttctctatttaatattatcctAGTTTTCTTATACTGAGAAATTActcaaaccaagatccctctggtgaatgagcctaactctctttaaaccttgttcttgatctttcaaaaaactcagtctaaaagagttgcattaagtctacaacataatatgaactagatcactgcacttcattcctagacatacaaatttctagcttgctctaccaagttctaaggctttaaagcatttcccaatgctgaaaatcctaactatacacacaaatgggtgatcaagccataagcatgcaaaaataagcatagatagaagtaataaacacaaaaaaaaaacaacattaaatagatagtgaaagGGTATTACATTAAGGGTTCAGTAGAACTTTCCAACCAAGAAGTTTtgccttccattacaagaaaTATTCTCTCAATACAAGAAGGAACAAAGTTTGGTGAAAGAAAAAGTCAAAGaatggttgaggatgtctcctccagcCTTTAAAATCCTAATTTCACTCCTCTAACCTAAGCTCTCTTAGCTGTTATCTCTTTGTCGCTTCAGCTTTCCTTTTTGCTCTATTTTTCGACTCCTCCCTTGTTTCtgccaacttcagtgttttaaaggctcttggacGTTTCAACTtgtgaaggctcgcttagcgagactgactCGCTAAGtgagagtaagtgaattttgacTTAGTGAGTTGGGCGCGCTAAGAGCGAGACGGGACAACGACCTCGTTGGGCGGGCTTGCGGCACGCTGGGCGAGCACATCTCTGACtaatcctcttctagggtttcccaacCCGCTAAGTAAGCTGTATGTCTTGCTTAACGGATGTCACTCGCTAAGCGGATCtacctcgcttagcgagtcatCAGCTATttgaaccttctcttcttttagcttgaaattgaagtggtttcaacattaattcacaaaattagagtatctactatataaaacctcactaaacatgaaaatatgtacaattcttACAAatagaaccataaattggaggtaaGATGCTAATTTTGTGcaaatattcaatacaaaactAAGTTATGAATAACGACCAACAACAATCAATATTAATACAAATAGAATCAATTAGGATCAGCAAAATTATGCAGTAATATTCTCAATACAATTAGGATCAACACAATCATGCAAAATCATACAACAATATTCTCAATATTCTGCATTAGTTAACAATAAAAAGAATGCAATGTAGTATATATTATATGATTATAGATCTCCAAGTTATAGCCTTTAAAcaacttaattatatatgttggAATGTGCTTCAACTTTATAGTCATCACACCTATTTTGCTTTATAGTCATCACacctattagaaaaaaaaaaccctcggTATTTGATTTAAAGAAAGATTAACACATGAATTGTATTTTATGgagaattaaattattaaaatacattggcaacactattaaaaaaatatttttaatattgttaatttaacatcgattttatgaaaatgaatgttaaaaaaaaatatgataacatttttataaataaagtgaCTTTTATTAAGATTGATCTTATAAAAACTGATATTGTATATATCACTTAACACAATAATCTTCacctttaattaaaaatattatatatccaAGGGTTATAAAACAGTTTCTTACCGTGAGAAACTTTGCTGCTTTCCCGCTCTAGAGGCCGCCTAACAACTAAACACGACAACTAGACATGTTGAGGAAGTCTGGCTCTCCTCATTCCCCCCTACTGCAAAACGCTGTCCGGGTCAAGTATTTATTTCTATCAAGTTTTGTCGATTttaaaagtttgaatttgaattctaaTTATTCATTTATGAATTTGAGAAAGTTACATAAATAACAGGActtcattttattgttatttaattcattttaacaaattactaatatattcttaattattatataaatagtcttaaagaaattattaaataattgtttcattttagtcattaatacaaaatttgtctctctctttcttctttttaatatataaaacatatCATCTGGGTTCGTCCTTCATTAAAAAAAGGTTATCTTTTTAGtcactaaataaaaataaagattacaCACCATATATTTGGGACATATATAcactatcatattttttaagattaaaatgaTTACTCCCGAGTCTACTATTACTATAAGTGAAGAATAAGTTactgattttacaaaattagaCCAACTAAAAAATTGACACGTTTAgtgttttgtattttatttgtcattttgctttaataatataataagtttACTTTATTAAGCAATAAGCAAATATCCTTTGATCAAGAAATGTCAGTCAATGCTATGGGAAAGACTCTACCATTTtgtttctctatttttcttAGATCATGACACACAACATTATTCTTAATAATTTctcatttctctttctctctttgaaTGAAATGATGGTTGAGACACATACCAAATTTCACTTATTCCTCTTCGTGAAGTTGACAAGAAAACATGAGCAGAGGAAGGACTAGAAGCGAGCAAAAAAGAGGAGATTTGTggagaaatttcaaaattgaggTCAACAAAGGTCAGTTTGATACCTGATAATTTCGTTCTCCTTCTACAATCAAAcgatttgatcatttttttggttttggggcTTTAGGATTTTCGTTACTTTGTAGGCTCTGATGTggatgatttgtttttttatggggGTACATGTTCTgtaatttctattttctttttacggCTTTAGCTTCTTTTTCTAGTAATCTCTCCTCAGTATAAAGAAAAAACGTGAACAGGGGGTGttaggagaaaataaaaaaaactattgtgtTTTAAGGGTTTTCATATTTGCATTGTTTGTTTTAGCTTGAggtttaatgttttctttttggtgttttaatgtttatttttttttagattttgcatttttttatcctCACTTTGAGTATATCAATTGTTAGGCTTTTAGATGCTGACAATTATATTTAATCTACGATTTCAATGAGTAGGTAGTGTCTAGATTAATCTATGgtgtttaattatattaactaaAAACAGCTAAGTGCCTGACCCTATTTATTGTGATCAGGATTTTCTTTCAATGAGTTGTCTGTGGTGCTTAATTATATTAACTCTTTGATTACTAACCAAGCATATAAACCGTAGCTCCAATATCAatctttgattttgaaagatatTGCATATAGTGGCAAGTGTGATAGTGCAAACATACTACATATGTTACcaagtaaaaacaaaattgaagttaCTTTAGCTCTTTTATCAATCAATGATTGGAaggtatttcttttttattatttctatatgACATAAAAGTCATTGATTCTTACtcaattttaacattataaGTTCAATTGTTAGGGAGAAAAAGTTCCTCCAATTTGGTATTGTATTTGAGTGCATGTATATAGTGGATCAATCATGATGTGTGTTTATGGGTTATCTATTCAAAGATGTGACTACAACATTTAGTGTTTCTTATTTGCAATATTCTAAACCTTCTCTAATAAACTCTATTGCCTCAAGCCTTAACCTCTTGGAATTGGCAAAGGTGTACATTTGATATTTTGCTTCCTTCTTAGCATAAAAGTCTAAATAGATTCTATGCCAACATTTCACCGATCCAAGGACCTGTAATTAACTAAGGACTACTTTGAGAGCAAAATTGACAGTAATTCAATGCTCAAGGTAGAAGATAGTTTTAGAAGATAACCCAATTGACAAGATAGATAAAATTGAAAGCCAGGTCTTTGATGCGATTACACCTGGATTTCTAAATGCTTTGACAAGATTTGGTCTCCTAAATCATaaaatcaaactcaaaattGAAACCTCAGTcatgttattaaaaaatttagaccaAGTTGAAGGAGATTAATTGTTACAAGGCTTGCAAATCGTGTCATTGAAGCAAAAGTcatgtatgaaaaaaaatgaattttttttatatttcgcGTATATGTATGTCTCCGTCCGAATCACCTTGGCCATTCAAATTGATTAGGAGACAATTTCCTATCATAGTCTTATTGTCATGACAATCAACAAAGCTCAAGGTCAATCACTTGAAAATGTTGAATTATACTTACTTAGGTCAATCACTTGAAAATGTTGAATTATACTTACTTAGACCTGTCTTTAATCACCATCAATCAAATGTATGTTGCTATTTCTAGAGTTAAAAGCAAACAAGGATTAAAGATTTTGAtacatgataataataatgagaaaaaatcattaaacaCTACTACTAATGTTGTTTTCAAAGAGGTCTTTGACAACCTTTAATTAGGTAgtgtcaatttaatttaatttacaagtagttctttaaaatttcttttccaTATTACAGGCATCAAGACAACAACATTACTTACCATTgatcaatattattattgtctTTGAAAATCTCAAATAggtaagtttttaatttaaaacttattaaaatttaGCATTGTTATAATTTACTTattcaataacaattttttttcatatattgcATATATCACGACAATAACATTACTTATTTTGGATGAAAGTTATTATATTGTCTTATCATTATAATAgacttgatttattttatgtaatgagttagtcaatttaatttaatatttttaagtagttattttaagtttgatttatttgactaaaattaattaaattaaaatatttgtttacatGTATCCGCAAAATAACATTACTATTTACTCATTTTAGATGAAAGCTAAAACTCtcttaaactattttatttatattaatataaatggtaaatagtcacttttgtctCTCAATGTGTAATTCGTTGACAAATACGTcctcaaaagatgaaaatacaaaatatatccAACCGTTAACTTCCATCTGataccgttaataaaatagcctacgTAAAATGATGACCAGTACGGAATGTCAGCATAgagacatatttgtcataatatttttttgacttttcgtctTCTCACTCCGCTACAAATGCgttcctgaaagatgaaaatacaaaatttatagtctctaaaagtataaaaagtgcagCAAACATATCCGGACATTAATAAtagatcattattattattattattatgtgtttatagtTTAATGTTCTTATTCGTTTAATActtatgcaatatattttttaaattatcttttaatatatatttttattattttgatttccttgtcaaaccttaatttttgctgttaaaaaaaaactatgttataatttgatcaaatttctcactttaatctttaaaatgatttcatatttcAATTTCAACTTAAGTATCCATATATTTAGATTCAAAATAATATGTCaagaattttgaataaaaaaaatacaatcgaTCGTAggactaaatttatttatttatttttaaaaaaatttaatcaactagttttatatatatatatatatatataccttaaaTATGAAAGAATTCCTTGCATGTACTTCTAATTGAGAATAATTacttacaaataaaaaacacaaataaatttaaataaaaaatacaataatgttGAAACTAATAAAGAGGTTaacttcaaaacaaaataaaagaagacaaatacaaaaatttattttttactttggaACATAGAGTTGGATTTCTATCTAATTTAGGAAATGAAGGGACCTTCTATTCTATTTGGCAAGtacttaataaatattaataattaattacaaaaaattttaagaaataaaaggttttcctttttttaaaataataacttaatttttttatatcataaaagtaaaagaaatttattttattttagagttgattaattaaaaaaactaattaataatttaataaacgaATAAATAGATAATCAAAAGTAGCCTAGTATAAATGTCTCTTAAACTCATTTTAGATGGAAGTTAACAAGCAATGCAAATGCACGGGTAACTTAGTTCTGAATAAACGCGAAAGCAACACTTATAGGGTGGTGACGAATTCAAGGGtagataagaaaaagaaaaaatgtgtagCCTCGAGAAGCGTGGCAACGCCTGGGTACTAACCCTCGACGGCGACGACGGCGACGTCCAACACCGCCTCAACCCAACCCTAATTGATTCCCTCCTCTCAACGCTTAACCGTCTCGCATCTCAAGCCACTCCCGGCTCCGTCCTCGTCACCACCGCCACCGGCAAATTCTTCTCCAACGGCTTCGACCTTTCCTGGGCGCGCGCCGCCGCTTCCGCCTCCGCCGCCACCGACCGCCTCCAGTTCATGGTGGACTCCCTCAAGCCCGTCTTGGCGGCGATCATGTCCCTTCCCATGCCCACCATCGTCGCCATCAACGGCCACGCCTCCGCCGCCGGGTTCCTCCTCGCGGTCAGCCACGATTACGTCCTCATGCGCAGCGACCGCGGCGTGCTCTACATGCCGGAGGTAGACCTCGGGCTGCCGCTGCCGGGCTACTTCGCCGCCGTCATAAGGTCCAAGATCAGGTCCCCGGCGGTGATGCGCGACTTGGTGCTGGGCGGCGCGAAGCTAACGGCGGCGGAGGCGGTGAGGATGGGAATCGTGGATTCGGCGCACGATAGCGCGGAGAGCACGGTGGAGGCTGCAATGCGCCTGGGGGAGCAGTTGGCACGGAGGAAGTGGGTGGGTGAAGTGTACGCAGAGATAAGGAAAAGTCTTTACCCAGACGCGTGTAAGGTTCTAGGGTTGACTCAGAAAGCGATCGTCTCCAAGATCTGAATCAATGAATCTCTATTATTTCATTAATCCGTGTTTGGATTGGCTTTTTCTTACTCTTGGACGCGCATCCTCCTGCAACAATATAAAGCGGCTTCTACGTCTTTCTAGTAGATACTTACGCGCATCCAAACGCCACACAACAaacaattattagttaattatttttgtttgttgtacTTTTGTATCTTTTCCTGGACCCGAAAGATCCGCTTTCActtatcaataataaataattttttttttttctaaaagtaaatatatcggactgataaatttatttctaaatatgaaaaaaaaattagtctttaaaaatataaaaagtgagttaattttatcttatcgtTTACTTTCATGTGTTAATGTTATGAAatctaaaattattaacaaatacaTTTTTACATTTAATTGACATTTTGATCAGATTCaatttattgaatatatttattcataagttatatttttttaagaacgaaaatgcaataaagttgttaaatttaaaagtatatttgtgagtaactttatttttgtcttttgcaTGTTAGGTAATTGAGTTTTctaacattaaaaaatgaaagtttttgatgagataaatttatcttattttatagattaaattttatttttttatcttttagaaaagaATTTGTTAGTATTATacacacataaaaataattatttattctaataagaattctttaatttttaaatttaatttatatttaatcaatgtgtaaaagatttttataacttgatttatactacATTTGACTtgttagttttagtttgtaTGTTTGGATTAACGTATAAAACCTTAGGAAGACCTAAGGATCTGAAATTCTGAATGCTCTTCAATCTTTTTAGTTTCTCCCTCTTTCATTTGACTtgttcttttcatttatttttgggCTGGAGAGGTAAAAGAGGATGGGAGAGGATTTATGATAGGATGCGCCAAATGAGgtccaaaaggaaaaaaaaaataaaataaatgatttaagGATTTTATTGGGTTATTATGTATTTATGTTATTTAGTTTGGGAGTTGTTATTTCCATTCCTTTTTATTGCTAATACACtcccattttctatttcttttcccaaaatatcctgaattttagaaattaattttcctGCGTGTTGCATTTTCCCTCTTCAAGACATCAACGCACTCTTCCTCAATCAAAACAGTGAAACGCCGACCCCGCTCCCCTTCCGCCGTGCCACCCCTGTGTAACTCCCCtcttataaatttgatttaaaataccATTTTTTGGAATTAACTTTCCTAAAGGAAAATTCGGATAGACAAAATGAATTATGTATTGtctaatttatgataaatttttttgaatttaagtaaaattatctgaaatattatatatatatatatatatatatatatatatatatatatatatatatataaattatgatttgtaatcaaataaaaatttgtgaGTGTATCAGCATCAAATTCTTATATcaagatgtgacattgggatgCACAACCACAAAGGAGGTTAATATAGACCAGATCAGAACTTGGTTGATGATGAGTAATTGAGCTATCAAGAAAGTGACATGTTACCAAACCGTGACACCATAAAAGGGAACACTGACAAAACCCATAAATAATTCTGGTACGCAAGAGAGAACGTTACAAGGAAATTAAATAGTGTTGTAGAActgaataatttgaaaatagaatCTGAATTTGCAACGTGAGTAAGGCACAACAAGGGTATGGCACATTGCCACTATAGTGTAGTCTGGAGTTGCAACTTACATCTACTATACTCTATTGAtatctaatcataaattattatttatcataaattattttgaatttaaacaaaattatcttaaatattatatatataaatcgtATCAGcattaaattcttattaatatttttcatttttttctataaaaaattatattatctattatatatgtatttttctctcttacaagtgtattttttcttaatatatttgaagtgtttaagtatattttttctcAATGTATGACGCGTACTTACGTACGAAAGAAAGAATTAATTAGTGTATATATGTGTGGgtgtttataattatataaatgattttaaataaagttaattttaattaaaaaataaatttaaagtgaaataagttataattagattttttttttaattttaaaaataagctagtaataaaatttagtataattttttattcaatataaaatttatctaaaataatttaactcaaaatcaattttaatttcaaaattaatttcttaatatgaaattaaaaatgtaagTATTTActtaaattacattaattaatatattaatatattaatataaatttagattatcaaagaaaaatttaaatacggATTAAATGGGCAACATTcttctattatattatatatacgtCCTCCAACTCCAAAAAGCCTGGTCAGAGGTGGCCCCAAAGCACTAATTAGAGTAGCAAAGGACTATAAATAGATAGGATCAGCCCCTCCTAATAGGAACTATAGTTGAGTTTGAGTACGTCTAAATCTTCTTGTAATGGAATTCTCACCGTCACAGTCCTCCATTCTATCAAGAGTTGCAAAGTTAAAGGGAAGTATGTTTAAGAACGTAGATccctatttttatttgtgtccTTCTGAATATGATACTGCATGGTTAGCTATGATACTCATAAGCCTTCCAAACCCATGTTCAAAAATCAAAACCCTGCAGGCTTCTGGGGAGATTGTGATGCCTTTGGTCATCCACCCATTGAAACTATTCCTGCCACTATTGCTTCCATGTTGGCTGTTAAGCAGTACAAAACAGGCGCATTAACAATTCAGaaagttattaatattttagttcaCAAAATGCACCATACATACAAATTGGTAAACTTATTCACAGGTACTTCTTCCAGAAGAAtgtaaggaaaaaataaataaatttcttcataaattcaaattaatttgtgtACGGATTAATTTATAGAAGGTCTCTCACTTTTTAGAGAACTTAATTTTTACTCATTAATAAGGAGAGCAACACTACTTAGAAAGCTAACTGAACAATAAAAAGTTAGTTGGtagtgaaaaattaattattaaaatgattgaaaagtgtaaaataatataaaaataataaaaatattatttattttataaaataatcagaaaatttaataaatatattaaaaataaaatgggaaaaagtattaaaaaataaaaattaaaagttaacgtTTTAAACAATACTAAAATTTAGtgaaaatctataaaaaaattattttttaaacaattaaataaattttttaactaataaataaattatatataatcaagaattattattttaataactaacaAAAATTGCCCACGTTTAGTGAATACTTTACTTATTAGGAGCTACTAGCTATTGAAATCTAAAGTATATGTAACAGAACTGAAATATAGTACGTGTTTTAAATTACCACGTGTACTTACATGCTTTATTTAaggatataattaataattaatgcacGTGACACAACTAGTGGGAaccattagttttttttttttttttttgaattagggGGACACCCCACTCGGGGGACCATTAGCTGATCAGTGAAAACTGAAAACACACAGTTGTTCGtcctattaatttaattatggtGCATTTTTTAATTTGCGTAATTTTTAGCGATGAATTATTTTAGATAAGCTTTCTCAATAGCATTTTAAATATAGGTTATATGATTggctttcattattttttcttaaaagttcTAACAATAAACTGAATTTTTAAATGTGAGCAaaactattaaataaattaattcaaactaACACTGATAAAGCTTTTAATAATTCTTGCATTACGTCTGCAGTTTTGATTACTTTGAAATTCATTAGTTCTTGCTTTTTCAGGAATTACGTGAAACAAGAATCATGGATAAAACCAAGTACCATGCTTGCACCGCAGCTTCACAAAGACTCTCTAGCATTCCAACTCTTGCGCAATCATGGCTACAAAGTATCATCATGTATGAAAACTGATCActaaataacttaattatttgtttcataTATTCCAACtcttgaattaaaatttttaattctaaaattaaaaattttaaaagctagGCTTAGGGTTAGGGGAGCTAAAAGTTTTATTTGCCGTGACTAATGAAATGTCATGCACTACTATTTTTCAGCGAGTTTGTGTTGGTTTTTACATGACGAAGAAATTCGAGGTCTTGTTGAAAAGGATTATGAGTTCTTCTCAAGCACAATGGTTAACACCTACGGAGCGTCAAATCTTATGTTCTGCGGAGAATGTGAAGTTGAGGAAGCaatgtctttttcaaggaaAATACATACAATCTTCAAATTGCCGACCATACGTTCGTAGTATCCACTAAATTCCAAATTAAATTGGTGCTTTATATGATTTATACgtttcccttttttctttttataattccCAAAGGTGACCAAGTGGGTGATTAAATAAGTGTTGCTGTGAGAGTCAAACCTATATTAATTACTGTTTTGTGGCCATTGTGAtagaactaattaattaatcaagttAATTATTTTCGTTTTAACTTCATtggttaataaatatatataatgaatttgacacttttaaaatatatgtatttcaAAGAGTTTTGAAATTATCATTGTAATATGATTGTACGTAGAAGTTAAGAGTTAATTAAAGGAATTAATCATTTGAATTATTTAGCTGTGAATATTTTTgggatatatatttttaagaagagACATTTTTAACATAAACTTATATTAaaacctttgaatgtttaatatattaaatttttttatatttaaaaataaaaaatttaattattaacataatttccatttactaaaaactaaaaaaatgttaatttttacaaaataatttttttaaaaaaataaaaaacatataattaattatgctaAAGGCATAATGGATTATATACCTCTCCAAACTTAAATAGAAGGCATTTCATCGTGGAGACAGCAACAgcaccaaaaagaaaagaaagaagaagaaaaatgtcaCGGGTTGCATGCATGAGTACAACATGACAAAAACCAGCACTACCACACTCGATTCCGCCAGTATTGTGGTCTTTTAGCACTTCTTGtgcaattatatatatacatattacatttgcctattaaaaagaaaaagctatCACATTCTGTGTTACCTTCAGCTTTGCCATACAGAgacactttttatatataattgaagaCATAACCCCGGTTCAAATTAATTAAGGACCACTGTGAGGATGAATAATTGGAGCCCGATCCTTTGTATTTCAACCAACACCATGCATTTTGATAGCTTAATGCTGTAAAGAAAGGAAAACAATAATGGGGTCATAATTAACCAGTAATTAAGAATTTACGTGAGTCTCtgctaaattaattaattattaattgtataatttattattaattaactgtTCAGGCAAAGTGTGTTTATGTACTTTAATTTGCCAATAGATTAATTACGAGTTGAATATATCATGGATTGCTCGTCTGGATCATTTGGAATACAGAATGTGGATCGAAGAAAATGAAGCCAATGCCCTGTCGAAAGGAAAGACCTCGTATAACAGGTGCTTAGCTCAATTATGTTTttgcaaaatttaattattttcagtctctaaataaaattgtgttttatatcttatattttatcttacGTTAATACTTTTAGTATCAGCTCTTAAGTTTGACCGATGATGTCGCAGTCACTTGACTTGTCATCAATAAATCTTACAGAAAGTtacgttaaatattttttttataaaatgcatTATTAATCCTTCATCaatagtttattttgatgacatcaactaatttaaaaaattaaaatctaaatgcataatttttgccaaaaaaaaaattacgtgtaaaaaaattaaataattactcATCAAATTCAATGTGGCAAGtcacataattataattattatgtcattaattaattttttattagatagtaaaaattgaagtcattaataattttgttatttgatagttaaaattaaaatcgttagcataaataatatatagggattaaaaatgctaaaaatattatttagggaCTAAGAGtgaattttgcaaaaaataattagaaattaaaaacataattaactcttttgtttttatcactttattttaaaaatattttaaatataaaaattgattcttattaaaccaatttaaatttaaacttaatattgattttttaaaaaataaattgagttttgaattaatttaaattcaaattaaataaag
The nucleotide sequence above comes from Glycine soja cultivar W05 chromosome 11, ASM419377v2, whole genome shotgun sequence. Encoded proteins:
- the LOC114377409 gene encoding enoyl-CoA delta isomerase 2, peroxisomal-like, yielding MCSLEKRGNAWVLTLDGDDGDVQHRLNPTLIDSLLSTLNRLASQATPGSVLVTTATGKFFSNGFDLSWARAAASASAATDRLQFMVDSLKPVLAAIMSLPMPTIVAINGHASAAGFLLAVSHDYVLMRSDRGVLYMPEVDLGLPLPGYFAAVIRSKIRSPAVMRDLVLGGAKLTAAEAVRMGIVDSAHDSAESTVEAAMRLGEQLARRKWVGEVYAEIRKSLYPDACKVLGLTQKAIVSKI